Proteins encoded in a region of the Labrus mixtus chromosome 19, fLabMix1.1, whole genome shotgun sequence genome:
- the LOC132994043 gene encoding zinc finger protein 180-like, with amino-acid sequence MSDCRITMSSEHLAFGGRPAGKATSSSVASGNTNWDGAPGMDGITVVRIDDTHIAEEQSHVGTKVREGATTYYEMEYSMPADEEVGEEEEDVYVIEYSNPEEEGQSYQFTMSVDRSLPPKKPIIKHPMVRESARAPVPVAGAPLVLPAAGAFLPAKPKSNRPQRPRQEPRKRRMIEEDNVTKEEFVSNKCVLELGEDISDVMKRNDGKALVCSLCPPPGKSFKRASGLAVHLKQMHHMEGKKTFFCTWCQQSVRTQIELDAHTKRHANHHAVFVCALCPAEAERESETGEKGFKGSRWGLKRHMEKEHPGTIPRCDVCFRNFKSLVSYLADQFRHVGKTPYHCAKCQIYEITERGLSVHIKNHDKPKKRKPGPVENQMQTLPVPPVVDNSATDDSDF; translated from the exons ATGTCTGACTGCAGGATCACG ATGTCTTCTGAACACCTGGCCTTCGGAGGGCGACCTGCGGGGAAAGCGACGTCTTCCTCCGTCGCGTCCGGAAACACAAACTGGGACGGTGCGCCCGGCATGGATGGGATAACCGTGGTGAGGATTGATGACACGCACATCGCAGAGGAGCAGTCTCATGTCGGGACAAAGGTTCGAGAGGGTGCCACAACGTACTACGAGATGGAGTACTCGATGCCAGCGGACGAGGAGgttggggaggaggaggaagatgtttATGTTATTGAGTATTCAAATCCTGAAGAGGAAGGACAAAGCTACCAGTTCACGATGTCGGTAGACAGATCACTTCCTCCTAAAAAGCCAATAATTAAACATCCTATGGTCAGAGAGAGCGCCAGAGCTCCTGTGC CTGTGGCTGGAGCTCCTTTAGTCCTACCTGCAGCAGGAGCATTTTTACCTGCAAAACCCAAATCCAACAGACCACAGAGGCCAAGACAGGagccgaggaagaggaggatgatagAAGAAGACAATGTAACCAAAGAGGAGTTTGTGAGTAATAAGTGTGTGCTGGAGCTCGGAGAGGACATTAGTGATGTGATGAAAAGGAATGACGGGAAAGCACTCGTGTGCTCGCTGTGTCCGCCGCCCGGCAAGAGCTTTAAGAGAGCCTCGGGTTTGGctgttcatttaaaacaaatgcacCACATGGAGGGGAAGAAGACTTTCTTCTGCACGTGGTGCCAGCAGTCCGTCCGCACTCAGATCGAACTGGACGCTCACACGAAACGACACGCCAACCACCACGCCGTCTTCGTTTGCGCCCTCTGCCCGGCGGAGGCGGAGCGCGAATCGGAGACGGGGGAGAAGGGCTTTAAAGGATCCAGGTGGGGTCTGAAGAGGCACATGGAGAAGGAGCATCCAGGCACCATCCCGCGCTGCGACGTCTGTTTCAGGAACTTCAAGTCGCTCGTGTCGTACCTGGCCGACCAGTTCAGGCACGTCGGCAAAACGCCGTACCACTGCGCCAAGTGTCAGATCTATGAAATCACGGAGAGGGGACTGAGCGTTCACATCAAAAACCACGACAAGCCGAAGAAGAGGAAACCAGGGCCCGTTGAAAACCAGATGCAGACGCTTCCAGTCCCGCCTGTTGTGGATAACTCTGCCACAGACGACTCGGACTTCTGa